TGTAATTGGTGGagcagatttttgtttgttggctttCCTGAAAACCCAGACTGATTCTGAATAACAGACTGCACTTTGCCTTGCTGTGGTTATTGCAGGGTAGGAATTAATAGTTGAGAAGAAGTTTTGGTGTGTGAAACATGGTACGTGTGTATATGTATGCTGATTGTAATCTAATTCTTCTGCATAGTGCTGTAAGTCGCTAACTGATTTCACAGTAGTGTGGCAACCTTTAGTGAAGGCAATTAAATGGTAATTAGTGAATCTCAGGAAAACACGCTGAAACACCATAGTGTTACACCTCAGCGACTGAGAGGTTGGCGGTAACTCTTCTTTTCCTTAGctcacagaagaagaaattgctACAATAGTGCAATCAACACTGAAAGGACTAGAGTACCTGCATTTTATGAGGAAAATACACAGGGACATCAAAGCTGGAAATATATTACTAAATACAGAGGGACACGCTAAACTTGCAGATTTTGGAGTGGCAGGACAGCTTACAGTAAGTAAACCCAAGATGGTTGTGTACCCTTCAGTTTATCTTCTTAACTTGTATGCAAGTGTGGTGTGCTTGCGAATACTTTGAGAAATTGTTCTAAACTGTTTTTTAGCACTTTATATCAACATAATGAGATACTAAAACAGCAGAACATTAGAGCAGAGCTTCCTCTGTGGAAGCTGCTGTACCTGCGTAATGGTTTGCAATagcatttgctgttttcttcaggatatttttaacttctgtaagCACATTTCAGTTCCTCTTTGCAGCCCCCCTGTATCCCAGTCTTGCTGAATCTAATAACGTGCATCGTGTGCAAGTGAAAGATAATTAGAGTGATAACTCATTAGTGAGTGTTTGTGGCTAATACAATTACTGTTGTCTGGATCTTTATCCTGCTCTTCTCAGGACACCATGGCGAAGCGGAACACAGTTATAGGGACCCCATTTTGGATGGCTCCAGAAGTGATTCAAGAAATTGGGTATAATTGTGTTGCAGACATCTGGTCCTTGGGAATCACTGCAATAGAAATGGCTGAAGGCAAGCCACCGTACGCAGATATTCATCCTATGAGGGTAAGGACTGTGGTCTCTTGAAATGTATTGCTGTATGGAAAGGATTTGCTATTCTAGCTGGCTGAACATCAACGTAACGTCTTGCTTTTAATTTAGAGTAAatgatttgttttctgtcagtTCTTTTTACTGTTGATTAAATGAAAAACAGGTCTTTGAGAAGGAAAATCTTAATGGGGAGGAAAATCATGTTCCTCTTTTGCTAAGACGTAGCTGAAGCTCCTTGTGTTGGGTgtgaagaaacatatttttagcTGTATTAtccaaagtgatttctttttttttttttctttacataagcACAAatttttaagacttaaaaatGGCAGATTCACACCTTTTGCGGCATAAAATGGCTCAGACAGAAGTGTAAGCACCTGGTGAGAAAAGTCAGATTTCTGGCTGCTTGATCCCTCTGAGCAAATTTTTGTATAATATTGTCACAAACTCTTCAGAAGCAGCAAACTTGAAATATCTATAGTTCTTTAGTACCAGTGTATGTCTGAGTGTATTTATGTTGTATTGTTCGAAAGCTTTAAACTGAAATCTGGAATATTATTCTGTTTTCAGGCAATTTTCATGATTCCTACCAATCCACCTCCAACATTCCGGAAGCCAGAACTCTGGTCAGACAATTTTACGGACTTTGTAAAACAGTGTCTTGTGAAGAGCCCAGAGCAGCGTGCCACAGCAACGCAGCTTCTGCAGGTCTGCCTTTTCTTACGAGAACGTAAGCTCTAGAGAATTCTTGCTAGAGTAGGCAGTGCTGCCTGTCTGTCAAGCTGTTGGTTTCATTTCTTGCTGCTCTTGCTCACTgcagattttactttttaatatctCATTTTAAGAAATCTTCCACTAAACTTCAACTTTTCAGTTCTTCTCTGAGAACCAGTCCAACTTCCTATCTTTGTCTTCTCTGGGTTATTCTTTCTTTGTTTGGCTTTTGgagttatttttactttcaatttTTCACCAGCATGGCCAAGGAACTGCCTCTTAAAGCACTAGAAAGGAGAGGCTAAATTAAAGTGATTGCTCAGAATGGTCTAGGCATGGTGATGACCTGTGTAGTTGGTTCTTGACAATTAAGCTGCTAAGGAAAGAAAGTAAGAGTTGTGGGAGGGGAATGAGCCCAAGGTCCCACAGCAGTAGTGCCCCTGGAGCATGTTTGGAGGGCAGGAGGTCTCCCTCCTCGGCCAAACAGAAGTATTGggtttttattttagtaatgtATTGAGTTAAACCTTAATTTTGATTAAAGGTAGGCCATAGTAACAGTGTTTTACCATTATATCCTGGTTTGGATGCagtgcttatttgtttttaatatacttCTCAGCATCCATTTGTTAAAAGTGCCAAAGGAGTGTCGATTCTGCGAGACTTGATTAATGAAGCAATGGATATCAAGCTGAAACGGCAAGAGGCGCAACAGCGTGAACTAGATCAAGATGATGAAGAAAATTCAGTGAGTATTTAATAGCAACGGTGTACTAAGTCCAAACTCTTGCTCCTTTCATAAAACTTAGCtgctttgggttttgggtttgcaATATTTTATCCAATTACTCGTGGATTTGACTTAATTCTTGAGTTTTCGACTTTATGACTGCTTGACCCAATGCTTGGTATCTGCTAAATCTTTATATTTGAACAGGGTAGCCAGCATGGATGGCTTACTGCTTAGCTTAGAGTGTAGCTAGAGACTTGTGATTGAACAAGCCTGCAAAGTAGCGTACGCAAAAGACTTGATACATTTTCCCagttaaattatattatttatgcAGTAATGAGAATTTTTCACTGTAGATTCAGTTCTTAGACTGCTCTCCTAGTATAAGATAATAATATCGTCTGAAATGCACTATGATATAAGTATGTTATGTTGTTTTACTATTGTTGTGCTTTAGAACCCCCCTTATAGAAACTTTCTACTCCACAAGAGCAGCCGACAGAAACCTGAGGTGAGGGCATGACAAGTGTTCAGGGGATTGCTGTGAATTTAAGCTCGGGCTCCTTGTTTCAGTGGTTCCAGCATGTGAATATGGAAAGCATGTTGAAAGCTGTTTTTTGAGCCTGCCTGCTTCAACCTGAATAAATGAAACGGGCAGCAAAAGGCATTGTATGCCAGAGTCCTTCTCAGAGGTTAGATTTGAATAGCATGGTCCACGGTATCTATGCTGAAGACGTTGTTCGTCTAATTTTCCAGTTTAGGACTGCCTATTTGTTCAGTGTGGAAGTATCGGTCATGTTGCCATGATGTTGACTCTATGAGTATTGTCCCTACCCTCTCTGCTTAATTTCTGACCGATCTGGAGTCACGTTGCTGAGAGATGGTGTCTATGTAATGGAGCTGAGTGGTTTCTGttggtgtgtgtgttttcctAAATCTTCTCTGCTCTGTGTCTGCCAGCAGGAAAGTGTTCCCAAGCACTTCCCAAGTGCTGTGGAAATTTCTGCTCTAGTCCTTTGTTAAATGATGTGTAGCTGACAAATGTATTACTTCCTCTCACTCATTCATCCCCACATaaaattgcttttcctctgttAACATCACATGTAGTTTTCTCCTTCTCTTGCAGTTGTTTTTGAGGTTGGAAGTAAATTATATAGACATCCTTGACAGAACAGACGAAATGTATGAAACACCAGAATGTGGAGGGGTGTCCTTTCTTTCAGTGACATTGAGATGGAGTATTAGAGTTTGATGTGCAAGACCTGTGTTTTCCCTCTAGCACTAATACAGATCAATAAGCCCGTGGTCACACCATAACAAAGCATGAGCATCACTGTAAAGCTAGGAAGTGACTTCTGTTGCTATAGTTGGATACCTGGTCCACGTTTCCAAGACTAAACAGATTGTGGAAATTTTGACCTTGTTCTTCATGAAATCCTAGGCACAATATATACCTGGTGAAGCACACACCATCTAATGAAACTACTGTCTCTGGCCAGGGTAACTGTCTGCCAGGAAGTCTTCCTACCAGAATTTGCTTCAGGAGCTTGTGTTTTCCTACACAGTCACTCTCTCAAGCCTTGACAGCAATAATTCAAACTTCTATAATATTAGTAGCTGTTCAGatgaaaatgatttcttttcttaaaacaatgACTAGACTTTGAtaatttcattcctttttaaagaTTTGCAAATTCAGTTCATGTTTCTTCAGTGCTTCTGAAGtttacagcaggtaaaactaCCTAAATGTTAAAGACAAACTCCTAAAAAATAGGTAaatcatttttcttcagtgtgcCACATGCACTCCAGACTTAGACCTGTTGTTGTCTAATAACTAATGACTCCTCAGTGAAGTGTACCATGTGAGATAGGGGGTTTAGGTTAGCTGTTAAAACTAACAACATAAATAGAAATGCGAAGATTGAATGAGTATTGTGATCTACTCCTACAGACAGGTCACCAGGTCAGAAATGAGATACAATTTGCATTGAGAAGCTTTTGCTGATTGTTTATTCGTTCTCTTATTTATTAAGCTGACTGAAAAGTCTGAAGACTTTTCGTTACCTGCTTAGAGATGACAGGGAGAGAActaattacataaaataaaaatgttgttggCTTCCATGTGTATTTGTAAAAATCTCTGAATTACTAAGACTTGACAGGGTCCTTGCATATGGACACTCTTAATCGGACTTCACCACCATcagtaaaaatgtatttactgcaTCCTTGTACAGGAAGAAGATGAAACCGATTCAGGTACCATGGTGAGGGCGAGTGGAGATGAAACTGGTACCATAAGAGCTGTCAACACGATGAGTGACGGAGCCAACACCATGATAGAACATGACGGCACCTTGGAATCCCAGCTGGGTACAATGGTCATaaacacagaagaggaagaggaggagggcaccatgaaaagtaagaaaacttCTTTAACTTCTAGAAGATTACTTAGGAGCTACTGTGGGCAATGAAATGTATTCCCAACCTGCTTTGTTATTCTCTGTAGCTTTTTGTGATGTCTTTTGGTTGTAGGGAGCTAAAACTCTGGCAGCAGTGAAGAGATCCTTTCTAGGTCCTAGTTTCAAGCCATTCTTTTTAGTCTTGCACTTGGTATAGCTGATGAGTTGTGCACAATTTCCATGAGCTGTGCTGGTCGAGTAAGAGCTGATTCTAGCTAGTATGGGGGGGgttgttggttcttttttgtctgttttgtctttttcacaGAATGTAGAGGAGGGACGCTCTAGCAAAGGGTTAGTAAAAAATTTTCTGTTGCTGTAGAAGGTGATCTGGCTGTAACCTGTTACCTAAAAGAGCAAGTCTGTTTCGGAACTGATGCATCAAATCAAGGGCTACTTCTATGAAATGAGAAATACCTTGCACATTTCAAGCGCAGCAAGGCACAGTGGGAGGAGCTAGCATCTCTCCAGGCTTGGTGTTCCTTTAGTGCTACTTTAATCACTAAGGACCACTGAATAAACTATGTGTTGCTGTTCTGAGATATTCAAGTTGAAATCCCTTCTGCCCTAAAATAGAAAAGCTTACTAAAACTACAAGCCTTGTTGTAGGATGTAAGATTTAAAATGATGTGACTCTGATCCCTGATAGTCTGTGGAAGACTTCACAGCTTGACCTGGAAAAGggttaaaaatgcttttttgattAAAGAGATGGCAGAAAGAGCCTTCCTGGAAAAGTATAACTAGAAGAAAAAGAGTCTTTTCTCAATAATGGATTCTCATAGAGATCCATTCCCACTCGTTTGGGTAGTCTGGACAGTATTGAGGCAGAGGAAGATGACTCAGATGGCCAGTGTGGATGTTTGCTCAAGCACTGAAGAAAGTGCTGAGTTGGGGCTCAGCactagtaaaataaaatatgaccATCATAAGGTTGTTCCTTTGGCTCTTGCATGGATTTCCTTGGCCATCGGATTTTTGAACTTCTAGCTATTGTGGGAGACGAAAAAATTCTCCACGGGACTTTGGGATAATCCTTTTCTCGGGAATTTCTGTGTTGAAAGCTTCTTCCATGCGGGGGCCCTCTAGGGCTTGTGGAAAGATACTGGTTTTGAGAGTGAAATTTAAGCAGAACCCGTATAAAGAATTTTGTGAACTTTGGCAAATGCTGATTCAGCACATTAAAAACCAGAGGTGCCAGCCTGTGTAGCAGCCTGTGGCAACAGTGACGATAGACTAATGCCGTGGGGTTTTGTGGAACAAGGTGGCTCTGGCAAGGAGGTGGAGGAATGCCTAGAGTAGCTTAAAGGGACACACAAAGAGTGGGACATGTTAACAGCCTTCAATAAACCAAGTGAAGTTGCTGTTTCTTTACAAATAGACAACACCGTTAATTTCTCATTGTTAGTGTTTGCTGTTCCATTTCCTGATTCACCGTAACAGAGGTTTTACTGGCTGTGGTGCTCCTGCACTGGCTCCCAAAGGTGTGTATGTAAAGTGCCTCTTTTTCAGTTTATCTTCCTGTGTTGAACATGTGCTTACCTTCTCACCATCTTTTCGAGATTGCAGCTCAAAAGCATCTATTGCTCTCTACAAACGAGTGTACAGAGGTTTGAGGAGATGCCTTTGATAGTGTCTCTTTTGCAAGGACACGCTCTCATTTTGAGTAGCATTGGTTATGAGGCTGTTGCAGTGTCTTTAATACGGTGTAGTAGCTAACCTCAAGAGGGAGCTCCAGAACAAGCTCTAAGAGCTCTGGGTGTCTGTGACTAGAAAGTTGAGTTTTTGCTTTTAACCCCTTCTAGTCTTCAGACTTCTTAAAACCACTGTTCTTCTCTGGAGGAAGCGTTTGGAGCCCCTGGGTGCGAGCGCTGGTTGGCACCAGTATCGCGTCCCTCCCCGGTAAAACCCAACTGTGCTCAgcgctcacagaatcacagaatggcaggggttggaagggacctctggagatcatccagtccaactccctgccagagcagggtcacccagagcaggttgcacaggaacgcgtccaggtgggttttgaatgtctccagagatggagactccaccacctctctgggcagcctgttccagcgctcgtTTTGCTGCAGGTTGAATAAGCTTAACTTTTCCTTCATGCCTTattccccttccttcctcagtAGCAGGATGCTGAGGTTGGTGCTGCCGCGCAGAGCAGTTCTGTGTGTGTTCCTTGGGCGTGCTGCAGGGCAGCATCTCTGAGCAGCTTGCCCTCCACGTGAATTGCCTATAGCTCCATCTTTTACAGCTTGCCATTTCCATATTTATATTCTCTTAACAGTCAGTTATGTTAATTTAACTGCGAAGCTCATCAGCCTGCTGCAGAACTCTCTGGAGCAAGTTCGTTTTGTAATCTTAAACATAAATGTAATAATCCTGCTTGGAAACCACTGAGTTTGAAGAAGCTTCGTTGattcatgtttttaaagaagGCTATATTTCACTTGGCCACTTGTGTTATGACTCACAATAAGACCTATTTTAAGTcaataaaaaaattctgatttttttttttcttgcctggcATTAGTAGGAAAATTTAGCTTTCCTGCGTGTCTGGTGCTTTTTAAGTGCAGGCTTCTGAGCTAGTGGTCCAGCCCTTcctcctaatttaaaaaaaaactctttCTCTTTGCCagattttgggttggttttctttctttttaatgtaaaaagtgtTTGTAGGACATCGGAATGCGATGCTTTAGGTAGGATTGTCTTTGAAATTTCTAGCAAACGACTTCCAATAGCCTTGAAAGCGACTCTTGCTTAAATCGATTCATAACTTTTCAGGCTCAGAGGAAAAACATTCTTGAATTCTAGTATTTTACATTGCAGGGGAAGTTTTGTTTAGTAGTCAATTGAGCTGTAATTCTGTTTGCTGAAATTCTTTCATTTGCTTGGCTTTTTTCTGGACACTCAATATAAATATCCAGGCGGCATTAAAAATGTCACTATGACATTCTGTTATGCATTTTGAAAGCACTCAAGTGATTGCCTGAAACCGCAGATACTAAATTGCACTGCGACACATTTTACTTATAAATCGATTGCTAACAGATTACTTATGGATTGCAGTTAAACTATTCCAGGAAAACTTTGGGAGTAGCTGAAGAACTACAGATGAACAATCACTTGTAATAACAGACATTTCCATTGTGCTTGAGAGACAGAATAACTTTTGCACTGTGTATATGTCTgaaatcatctttttttaattttcctatgaGAGAATATATAGTGCTAGTAAATAGCGCGgcattttttaatgtgttttttttgggtttttttttctgctttatttgctgTATGTCTTTAGATAGTGGAAACTTGGCATGAGTTTGTCTCTTTGATTTAAAGAGTGGAACATAATTTTATAATAAAGCAGATAAACATATCGTCTTCCTTGGACACTGCAATACAATTGGGTCCAAGTGAAATAGGATCTAGTTTGTCTTATTTTCTATGTTAAAGTGCCTCTGGCTTGTTGAAGCACCAAATAAAACGACACTGGAGAATGTAGAACTGCTGACAGCGGTGTGAGTTGGGCTCTCTGGTTTCTGGGTGGAGACAGACGAGGGGTATGCAGAGGGTGGAAGAACTGGGGGGCCGGGGGTTTTTGTTAATGTGGCGCACGCTCAGTAGAGCATCTGCTGCAGAGGGAGATAAGAAGCTCTAATAATGCTGTTGCCTCTACCTTGATAATGTAACATGTAGGTAAAAATTCGTAATAGTTggtaaatgtttaaaagaaaaaattctaggCTTAATTCTTGTAATAAAGTtaggggtggtttggggttttttatgcttTTACCGTGCCCACGCTGCTAAGCCTGGTTGTGtccttttaaaaagctatttccCCTTTTGAGGGGAGATTGGGTTTCATTAGCAAATTAAATGAGCTGAGATGCAAACTCGGCAATTTCCTTTTACAAAAATGATTCCATGTAAGCTTGTTAGTCTTGGTGGCTTTGCGAGACATCCAGTGGGTGACACTGAAACCTAAACCAAAGAAGTGTCGCTGCCAAGGCTCAGGAAACTTTTTGTCTCCGCTAATTAACCTGTAATTTTTCATGTAGAGCAATGACTGTAAAAGCTGTAACGTGGACAGCAGAATGAATTTGGATGGCAGAAGGTTTATGTGACTGCATTAATATTATAATTGAATAAAGTATTCCTGGTATGCAGCTGAGGTAGCTATAGGTGGTGGAATATCAGTAGTTGTCCAAAAAAAGTCCAGATGCGCATTATCCAAATAGCTAAAGCAGGTACTGGAGAGAATAGCTCCCTGCTTTGTCAGGGTTTACATCATCTGTATGTCAGAGATATTGGctgtgttttgcttctgtttttctgcgTAGACAATAGCTCTTCAGAGCAGCTTCCTACTGCTTAGTGTTATTAATGTCCAGTGgtgcttttctgtgtttaaaataaattggtCCATTTAGGCATAACCAGACCATAAAACACTCAGCGTTATGCATTTAAATAACACACTGTTTATAGAAACGCCTACATTGATTAAATCCTTCTCGAACTGTAAGAAGCATTATACTGCCACTCTTGAGATGCAGAGAATATAAATCTTCAAAGATAAGACTTCCAACTGTGTTACTTTTTGACTTTTATCTTAATAGCAGCCTTGCTGGCAAACTTGGCATAAACAGCGGCCAGcacagtttgtttaaaaatatcaaGTTGTGTGGACATGTGGACAGTATTTTTGAGCGATGGGAGTTGTAGATGCTGTCGTTCTTATAGTTGGGTTTTTGCtgcgggttttgttttttttttttttgtcctatttgAATAGTGGTGGCCTGCTGGACTTCTGTGCAGCATGTTAGCAATTGAAATAGCGGTTCTGTGCAGACTGACGCATGAAGAAAAGTTAAGTCTGGGGTCTGAGATGGATGATTGTCCACCTTCGGCTGTCCTGAATGTTTGACAAAGCTTTAATGCTAAGGCAAAGTTCATCATCtgttaatatttgtattttcagagATATTGGAATTGGAGAAAGAGAAGTAGCTGTGTTTAACGTGGCTGGTTTTGCTGTTCCTTACACTTTACTATTAAGCAGCCCTGCATTTGTGATGGTGGGGATAGAAAgtagggggatttttttttttttctgggtggaAGCATTGTCTTGAGGAAGATGGGAAGTATGACCAACAGAGTCCTGAGTAGCGTACGGGAGGAAATATGTTTCAGGAGAGTCAAGCAAGAGGCAGAGTAGTAGTAAATCCCTTAGTAAGTATATCTCTGTCCcatacacatgcatatatttgCACGTACAGGCAAACTGTAAATCTACCTGTCTCTTCTAAGAATAAACTCACTTCCTACTGGATCAAAATAAACCATGGAGAAGGCTTTCCTCctgagcaggaaggaggaaaactcTGTAAACTCTTAAATTCCTTAATTGCAGAAGTTTTAAACCAATTTTGGTTTTACCAGCAGGTTTTCtagcttcaggaaaaaaaaaaagttcaatttcattgctgtgttgttttctgttctctctagATAATGAGTTTTTAGGTTGTGAATATGACAGATGAGTTTCTGTGTTATGAATAGAAAGGGTGTTAGAAAATGCCATTTGGGCAGCCTGAGCTGTTGCCCACGGGGCACTGGACCTGAAGACTCACAGCCCTGTTGATGAGGTTGTTTCTCATTAAGATTCATCAGGACCTGAGCCAGATGATGCAGAATATGAAATGTTCACTTCTTTTCCTGATGTACCTTCACATCTCCCTGCCTCTGTCATGGACTGTACTTGCTGGACTAAATTAGCAATTCAAGCTAATGAGGTGAAAGATATAGGTGTCCACTGAAAATTTGTGATGGAGAAAGAAAGCTGCTGTATGTTTATAATCTTTTCTGAGGTTTTATGTAAGAGAGATCCAAAAGGCGATCCAAACTTGGTCTTAAACAGCTTTCATTACTGTGAGGATTTCCTCCTCGTTCAGAAAGTCCTCAATTATATACACCACAGCTTTTGACAAGTGTTGCTGCTCTTTTCCTTAGATGACTTTGATGTCTTTTACTCATTAAAAGAGATTAGTTAGGATACCTAGCGTTGATTTTTATGGTCATTTAGGAGCTCCTTCTTAATAGCAGGACCTGTCAGGTGTGTTCTGCTTTGATTTAGTTTGAGATAGGCCGTAATTATGGAAAGGCTTGTCCTTATAAGCTTCAATAGATATGAAGTGTTATGTGGGCTGCTTTTAATGTGAGGAAATATCAGCTTGTGTTGCCATGGGGTGAATTCATTAATGATGGAGCACTTTTTACTCTGGTTGAATAAATTGGTATCTCTCTGCTTTGCTGCATAAAACGACTCAGTCCTGTTACAAATTATGCTGTCCCGCTGCTAAAGTTCATCTCTGATATCTAAGAAATAGCCTGAAGTGAATAAAACTGCAGTTCCAGTTGAAATTTAATATTAATGAAGTGTTGCTTGCACATAATCATCGGGCACTGTTTTGTGCATCCTAAATGTGTGCATTTTCAGCTTTAAAGTTCC
The genomic region above belongs to Larus michahellis chromosome 12, bLarMic1.1, whole genome shotgun sequence and contains:
- the STK4 gene encoding serine/threonine-protein kinase 4 isoform X2, which gives rise to METVQLRNPRRQLKKLDEDSLTKQPEEVFDVLEKLGEGSYGSVFKAIHKETGQVVAIKQVPVESDLQEIIKEISIMQQCDSPHVVKYYGSYFKNTDLWIVMEYCGAGSVSDIIRLRNKTLTEEEIATIVQSTLKGLEYLHFMRKIHRDIKAGNILLNTEGHAKLADFGVAGQLTDTMAKRNTVIGTPFWMAPEVIQEIGYNCVADIWSLGITAIEMAEGKPPYADIHPMRAIFMIPTNPPPTFRKPELWSDNFTDFVKQCLVKSPEQRATATQLLQHPFVKSAKGVSILRDLINEAMDIKLKRQEAQQRELDQDDEENSEEDETDSGTMVRASGDETGTIRAVNTMSDGANTMIEHDGTLESQLGTMVINTEEEEEEGTMKRRDETMQPAKPSFLEYFEQKEKENQINSFGKNVSGQTKNSSDWKVPQDGDYEFLKTWSVDELQRRLSALDPMMEQEIEEIRQKYQSKRQPILDAIEAKKRRQQNF
- the STK4 gene encoding serine/threonine-protein kinase 4 isoform X1; this translates as METVQLRNPRRQLKKLDEDSLTKQPEEVFDVLEKLGEGSYGSVFKAIHKETGQVVAIKQVPVESDLQEIIKEISIMQQCDSPHVVKYYGSYFKNTDLWIVMEYCGAGSVSDIIRLRNKTLTEEEIATIVQSTLKGLEYLHFMRKIHRDIKAGNILLNTEGHAKLADFGVAGQLTDTMAKRNTVIGTPFWMAPEVIQEIGYNCVADIWSLGITAIEMAEGKPPYADIHPMRAIFMIPTNPPPTFRKPELWSDNFTDFVKQCLVKSPEQRATATQLLQHPFVKSAKGVSILRDLINEAMDIKLKRQEAQQRELDQDDEENSNPPYRNFLLHKSSRQKPEEEDETDSGTMVRASGDETGTIRAVNTMSDGANTMIEHDGTLESQLGTMVINTEEEEEEGTMKRRDETMQPAKPSFLEYFEQKEKENQINSFGKNVSGQTKNSSDWKVPQDGDYEFLKTWSVDELQRRLSALDPMMEQEIEEIRQKYQSKRQPILDAIEAKKRRQQNF
- the STK4 gene encoding serine/threonine-protein kinase 4 isoform X4 — translated: METVQLRNPRRQLKKLDEDSLTKQPEEVFDVLEKLGEGSYGSVFKAIHKETGQVVAIKQVPVESDLQEIIKEISIMQQCDSPHVVKYYGSYFKNTDLWIVMEYCGAGSVSDIIRLRNKTLTEEEIATIVQSTLKGLEYLHFMRKIHRDIKAGNILLNTEGHAKLADFGVAGQLTDTMAKRNTVIGTPFWMAPEVIQEIGYNCVADIWSLGITAIEMAEGKPPYADIHPMRAIFMIPTNPPPTFRKPELWSDNFTDFVKQCLVKSPEQRATATQLLQHPFVKSAKGVSILRDLINEAMDIKLKRQEAQQRELDQDDEENSEEDETDSGTMVRASGDETGTIRAVNTMSDGANTMIEHDGTLESQLGTMVINTEEEEEEGTMKRRDETMQPAKPSFLEYFEQKEKENQINSFGKNVSGQTKNSSDWKVPQDGDYEFRTVHPYAGCLHCPWSGLSCCVQELLRFTPPSQSSVESEFPLPVTTRGASRMYSTPRTASCRCRLQPSERHRQRG
- the STK4 gene encoding serine/threonine-protein kinase 4 isoform X3; translation: MEYCGAGSVSDIIRLRNKTLTEEEIATIVQSTLKGLEYLHFMRKIHRDIKAGNILLNTEGHAKLADFGVAGQLTDTMAKRNTVIGTPFWMAPEVIQEIGYNCVADIWSLGITAIEMAEGKPPYADIHPMRAIFMIPTNPPPTFRKPELWSDNFTDFVKQCLVKSPEQRATATQLLQHPFVKSAKGVSILRDLINEAMDIKLKRQEAQQRELDQDDEENSNPPYRNFLLHKSSRQKPEEEDETDSGTMVRASGDETGTIRAVNTMSDGANTMIEHDGTLESQLGTMVINTEEEEEEGTMKRRDETMQPAKPSFLEYFEQKEKENQINSFGKNVSGQTKNSSDWKVPQDGDYEFLKTWSVDELQRRLSALDPMMEQEIEEIRQKYQSKRQPILDAIEAKKRRQQNF